The proteins below are encoded in one region of Brevundimonas fontaquae:
- the dapB gene encoding 4-hydroxy-tetrahydrodipicolinate reductase, which translates to MSAIFHAGISGYRGRMGRAVSQVLDAREDVVVAARFDWGETADLSLCDVIIDFSTPAASVALAQSAAERGGPALVIGSTGFTDEQEADLMKAAEKVAIVKSGNFSLGVNILIGLVQHAAQRLDAQDWDIEITEAHHRRKVDSPSGTALMLGEAAAEGRFADLDDLRSKPYDGVQGERESGKIGFSSIRAGGIIGEHTVLFASEDEVLTLSHSAIDRSLFARGAVAAAAWVRTRGPGLYDMQDVLGFRQA; encoded by the coding sequence TTGAGCGCAATCTTCCACGCCGGCATTTCCGGCTATCGCGGCCGGATGGGGCGTGCGGTCTCTCAGGTTCTGGACGCCCGCGAAGACGTGGTGGTCGCCGCCCGCTTCGATTGGGGCGAAACCGCCGACCTGTCGCTGTGCGACGTGATCATCGACTTCTCGACCCCGGCCGCCTCGGTCGCCCTGGCCCAGAGCGCGGCCGAGCGCGGCGGCCCGGCCCTGGTGATCGGCTCGACTGGCTTCACGGACGAGCAGGAAGCCGACTTGATGAAGGCCGCCGAGAAGGTCGCCATCGTCAAGAGCGGCAACTTCTCTCTGGGCGTCAACATCCTGATCGGCCTTGTCCAGCACGCGGCCCAACGTCTGGACGCCCAGGATTGGGACATCGAGATCACCGAGGCCCACCACCGCCGGAAAGTGGATTCACCGTCGGGCACGGCCCTGATGCTGGGCGAAGCAGCCGCCGAGGGCCGGTTCGCGGATCTGGATGACCTGCGCTCCAAACCCTACGACGGGGTCCAGGGCGAGCGCGAGAGCGGCAAGATCGGTTTTTCCTCCATCCGCGCCGGCGGCATCATCGGCGAGCATACCGTGCTGTTCGCCTCCGAGGACGAGGTTCTGACGCTCAGCCATTCGGCCATCGACCGGTCGCTGTTCGCCCGCGGCGCCGTCGCCGCCGCCGCCTGGGTGCGGACGCGAGGCCCCGGTCTCTATGACATGCAGGACGTGCTGGGCTTCCGGCAGGCTTAA
- the dnaJ gene encoding molecular chaperone DnaJ: protein MARDYYEVLGVERTIDAPGLKAAYRKLAMVHHPDRNGGSEESMAKFKELSEAYTVLSDDNKRAAYDRYGHAGVNGGGGGNPFGQGGQGFSDINDIFSQVFGDAFGDAFGGRQGRGQQGGPRRGSDLRYDLEITLEQAYKGEDVEIDIPSTMTCDTCDGSGAKPGTKPVTCTTCQGAGRVRQANGFFQVERTCPRCHGQGQMIADPCTTCHGHGQVRKTRTLNLKIPAGVDDGSRIRLSGEGDAGQRGGPRGDLYVFISVTPHDLFERDNLDLLVTVPVPMTVAALGGEIDAPCLVSTACDGKCKASVAVPAGAQTGKTVRIKGKGMPHLNGRNRGDLVVELFVETPTDLTARQRELLEELALSFGEGQNPRNSSFAGKAKRFWADILGNQDADGSKENAV, encoded by the coding sequence ATGGCGCGTGATTATTACGAAGTTCTGGGTGTCGAACGCACGATCGACGCCCCCGGCCTGAAAGCCGCCTACCGTAAGCTGGCCATGGTTCACCACCCCGACCGCAACGGCGGCTCGGAAGAGTCGATGGCCAAGTTCAAGGAGCTGTCTGAGGCCTATACGGTGCTGTCGGACGACAACAAGCGCGCGGCCTATGATCGTTACGGCCATGCGGGCGTGAACGGCGGCGGGGGCGGCAATCCCTTCGGTCAGGGCGGTCAGGGCTTCTCGGACATCAACGACATCTTCTCCCAGGTCTTCGGCGATGCGTTCGGCGACGCGTTCGGCGGACGCCAGGGCCGGGGCCAGCAGGGCGGACCGCGCCGGGGCTCTGACCTGCGCTACGATCTGGAGATCACCCTGGAGCAGGCCTACAAGGGCGAAGACGTCGAGATCGACATCCCCTCCACCATGACCTGTGACACCTGCGACGGGTCGGGCGCCAAGCCGGGCACCAAGCCTGTCACCTGCACCACCTGCCAGGGCGCCGGTCGCGTGCGCCAGGCCAACGGCTTCTTCCAGGTCGAGCGCACCTGCCCCCGTTGCCACGGCCAGGGTCAGATGATCGCCGATCCCTGCACCACCTGCCATGGGCACGGCCAGGTGCGCAAAACCCGCACCCTGAACCTGAAAATCCCCGCCGGCGTGGACGACGGTTCGCGCATCCGTCTGTCGGGCGAGGGCGATGCGGGCCAGCGCGGCGGACCGCGCGGCGATCTGTACGTCTTCATCTCGGTCACGCCGCACGACCTGTTCGAGCGCGACAACCTGGACCTGCTGGTCACCGTGCCCGTGCCGATGACTGTGGCGGCTCTGGGGGGCGAGATCGACGCGCCCTGCCTGGTCTCCACGGCCTGCGACGGCAAGTGCAAGGCCTCCGTCGCCGTGCCGGCCGGCGCCCAGACCGGCAAGACCGTGCGCATCAAGGGCAAGGGCATGCCCCATCTGAACGGCCGCAACCGGGGCGATCTGGTGGTCGAACTGTTCGTCGAGACGCCCACCGATCTGACCGCGCGCCAGCGTGAGTTGCTGGAAGAGCTTGCCCTGTCGTTCGGGGAGGGGCAGAACCCCAGGAATTCCAGCTTTGCCGGAAAGGCGAAGCGTTTCTGGGCCGACATCCTGGGCAATCAGGACGCGGACGGGTCGAAAGAGAACGCGGTTTGA
- the hemH gene encoding ferrochelatase — translation MSDANPGRRIAVVLFNLGGPDDQASVKPFLFNLFNDPAIIGLPGIFRTPLAKLISSRRETSAQANYALMGGGSPLLPETRRQAEALQAVLGARLGGDEVKVFIAMRYWHPLTEETAAEVAAFGPDEVVLLPLYPQFSTTTTESSLKAWNAAYTGPGVSRAVCCYPAATGWVEAQAQAIGEKLDEAVGQPVRVLFSAHGIPEKLVTGKGDPYQEQIETTVAAVVAAIEAQRGPIDHAICYQSRVGPMKWLGPSTPEAIETAAKDGIGVVVTPIAFVSEHIETLVELDIEYGELAHEKGASPYLRASAVGIEPLFIDALADAAVGALSHAGVAPFGQGCKADWKACPHRKGRQAA, via the coding sequence ATGAGTGATGCGAACCCCGGCCGCCGCATTGCGGTGGTGCTGTTCAATCTGGGCGGGCCGGATGATCAGGCTTCGGTCAAGCCGTTCCTGTTCAACCTGTTCAACGATCCGGCCATCATCGGCCTTCCGGGGATCTTCCGCACGCCTCTGGCCAAACTGATCTCCAGTCGGCGCGAAACCAGCGCCCAGGCCAACTACGCCCTGATGGGCGGTGGATCGCCGCTGCTGCCCGAAACCCGTCGCCAGGCGGAGGCTTTGCAGGCCGTGCTTGGCGCGCGGCTTGGCGGCGACGAAGTCAAGGTCTTCATCGCCATGCGCTACTGGCATCCGTTGACCGAAGAGACGGCGGCCGAGGTCGCCGCCTTCGGACCTGACGAAGTCGTGCTGCTGCCGCTCTATCCGCAGTTTTCGACCACGACGACGGAATCCTCGCTGAAAGCCTGGAACGCCGCCTATACCGGCCCGGGCGTCAGCCGCGCCGTCTGCTGCTATCCGGCCGCGACAGGCTGGGTTGAGGCCCAGGCCCAGGCGATCGGTGAGAAGCTGGACGAGGCAGTGGGTCAGCCGGTGCGGGTGCTGTTCTCCGCCCACGGCATCCCCGAGAAGCTGGTGACCGGCAAGGGCGATCCCTATCAGGAGCAGATCGAGACGACGGTCGCCGCCGTGGTCGCCGCCATCGAGGCCCAGCGCGGGCCGATCGACCACGCCATCTGCTACCAAAGCCGGGTCGGGCCAATGAAATGGCTGGGCCCGTCCACGCCTGAAGCCATTGAAACCGCGGCCAAAGACGGCATCGGCGTGGTCGTCACGCCCATCGCCTTTGTCTCGGAGCATATCGAGACCCTGGTCGAGCTCGATATCGAATATGGCGAACTGGCCCACGAAAAAGGGGCCAGTCCCTATTTGCGGGCGTCGGCGGTCGGGATCGAGCCGCTGTTCATCGACGCCTTGGCCGACGCGGCCGTGGGCGCGCTATCCCACGCGGGCGTTGCGCCGTTCGGCCAGGGGTGCAAGGCGGACTGGAAGGCCTGTCCGCATCGCAAGGGAAGGCAGGCGGCATGA
- a CDS encoding pyruvate, water dikinase regulatory protein, producing MSPARPSGPARLATYFHVHLVSDSTGETLNAMAKAVTARFDGVIPIEHIYSLVRSEKQMERVLQEVESAPGVVLHTLVDRDLREQLEEGCRRLDMPQIGALDPLVGAMSRYLGAALSTRVGAQHALDHDYFNRIAALDFAMAYDDGQGSLDQLEGADVVLCGVSRTSKTPTCIYLAHRGIRAANVPLVPGQEDGERLTKLKNPLVIGLTVSPDRLVQIRRNRIDNLNASQSSNYTDQDAVRDETIKARRAFERRGWPTIDVTRRSVEETAAAITNLLSEHRNHKIGTTW from the coding sequence ATGAGCCCTGCGAGACCCTCGGGACCGGCCCGTCTGGCCACCTATTTCCACGTTCACCTGGTGTCGGACTCCACCGGCGAGACCTTGAACGCCATGGCCAAGGCGGTGACCGCACGCTTCGACGGCGTTATTCCGATCGAGCACATCTATTCGCTGGTCCGGTCCGAAAAGCAGATGGAGCGGGTGTTGCAGGAGGTGGAGTCCGCGCCGGGCGTCGTTCTCCACACCCTGGTCGACCGCGATCTGCGCGAACAGCTGGAAGAAGGCTGCCGTCGCCTGGACATGCCCCAGATCGGCGCGCTGGATCCGCTGGTCGGGGCCATGTCGCGCTATCTCGGCGCGGCCCTGTCCACCCGCGTCGGCGCCCAGCACGCGCTGGACCATGACTATTTCAACCGGATCGCGGCGCTGGACTTCGCCATGGCCTACGACGACGGCCAGGGGTCGCTGGATCAGCTGGAGGGCGCCGACGTCGTTCTGTGCGGGGTCAGCCGGACGTCCAAGACCCCCACCTGCATCTATCTGGCCCACCGGGGCATCCGGGCGGCCAACGTGCCTCTGGTGCCGGGTCAGGAGGACGGCGAGCGGCTGACCAAGCTGAAGAACCCCTTGGTGATCGGCCTGACCGTGTCGCCCGATCGGCTGGTTCAGATCCGCCGCAACCGCATCGACAATCTGAACGCCAGCCAGTCGTCGAACTACACCGATCAGGACGCTGTGCGCGACGAGACGATCAAGGCGCGCCGGGCCTTCGAGCGGCGCGGCTGGCCGACCATCGACGTGACCCGCCGTTCGGTTGAGGAGACGGCGGCGGCGATCACCAATCTGCTGAGCGAGCATCGCAACCACAAGATCGGGACGACCTGGTGA
- the rho gene encoding transcription termination factor Rho has translation MTDVRDTHPDTPENEGVEVETPTHHGAAHEAGEAAGADSGVDTTADDEEDGEPVVANGRITLAELNEKTPADLVAFAEQLEVENASNLRKQDLLFAILKALADEEVEIIADGVLEILPDGFGFLRSSDANYLPGPDDVYVSPSQIRRFGLRSGDTVHGAVRAPREGERYFALLKVDTINLEDPEAVKTKVLFDNLTPLYPEERLHMEIQDPTLKDRSGRVIDIVAPLGKGQRCLIVAPPRVGKTVMLQNIAKSIERNHPEVFLIVLLIDERPEEVTDMQRTVKGEVVASTFDEPATRHVAVAEMVIEKAKRLVEHKKDVVILLDSITRLGRAYNATVPSSGKVLTGGVDANALQRPKRFFGAARNVEQGGSLTIIATALIDTGSRMDEVIFEEFKGTGNSEIVLDRKVADKRIFPAIDVLKSGTRKEDLITPKDQLAKTYVLRRILNPMGPQDAIEFLLDKLRQSKNNSDFFQSMNT, from the coding sequence ATGACCGACGTCCGCGACACCCATCCCGACACCCCCGAGAACGAAGGCGTGGAGGTTGAAACCCCCACCCATCACGGCGCTGCGCATGAAGCCGGCGAGGCAGCGGGCGCCGATTCCGGCGTGGATACGACAGCGGACGATGAAGAGGACGGCGAGCCTGTCGTCGCCAACGGCCGCATCACGCTCGCCGAACTGAACGAGAAGACCCCGGCCGACCTGGTCGCCTTCGCCGAGCAGCTGGAGGTCGAGAACGCCTCGAACCTTCGCAAACAAGATCTGCTGTTCGCCATCCTGAAGGCCCTGGCCGACGAAGAAGTCGAGATCATCGCCGACGGCGTGCTGGAAATCCTGCCGGACGGTTTCGGCTTCCTGCGCAGCTCGGACGCCAACTATCTTCCGGGGCCGGACGACGTCTATGTCTCGCCCTCGCAGATCCGCCGCTTCGGCCTGCGCTCGGGCGACACCGTCCATGGTGCCGTGCGCGCCCCGCGCGAAGGCGAACGCTACTTCGCCTTGCTCAAGGTAGACACGATCAATCTGGAAGACCCCGAAGCGGTCAAGACCAAGGTCCTGTTCGACAACCTGACGCCGCTCTATCCCGAAGAGCGGCTGCACATGGAAATCCAGGATCCGACGCTGAAGGATCGCTCCGGCCGGGTCATCGATATCGTTGCGCCGCTGGGCAAGGGCCAACGCTGCCTGATCGTGGCGCCGCCGCGCGTGGGTAAGACGGTGATGCTGCAGAACATCGCCAAGTCGATCGAACGCAACCACCCGGAAGTCTTCCTGATCGTCCTGCTGATTGACGAACGCCCCGAAGAAGTGACGGACATGCAGCGCACGGTGAAGGGCGAGGTCGTCGCCTCGACCTTCGACGAGCCCGCCACCCGCCACGTCGCCGTCGCCGAAATGGTGATCGAGAAGGCCAAGCGTCTGGTCGAGCATAAGAAGGACGTGGTGATCCTGCTGGACTCCATCACGCGTCTGGGCCGCGCCTATAACGCCACCGTTCCCTCGTCGGGCAAGGTCCTGACGGGCGGTGTGGACGCCAACGCCCTGCAACGGCCCAAGCGCTTCTTCGGCGCCGCGCGTAACGTGGAGCAGGGCGGTTCGCTGACCATCATCGCCACGGCCCTGATCGACACCGGCAGCCGGATGGACGAGGTGATCTTCGAAGAGTTCAAAGGCACCGGCAACTCGGAAATCGTGCTGGACCGCAAGGTCGCCGACAAGCGCATCTTCCCCGCCATCGACGTGCTGAAGTCTGGCACCCGCAAGGAAGACCTGATCACGCCGAAGGATCAGCTGGCTAAGACCTATGTCCTGCGCCGCATCCTGAATCCGATGGGACCACAGGACGCGATCGAGTTCCTGCTCGACAAGCTGCGTCAGTCCAAGAACAACTCGGACTTCTTCCAGTCGATGAACACGTAA
- a CDS encoding shikimate dehydrogenase family protein, producing the protein MSTHRITGAAMVAGIAGNPVAHSLSPVIHNAWLAAGGIDGAYVPFAPADAAGFEALVAAGRAGLIMGLNVTAPFKEQAFALADQATAAARLTSSANILQFENGRVLADSSDGIGLMRGLREQAPDLDVAGRPVVMLGAGGAARAGSGALVEAGAEVRIVNRSPERAQALAADLGSSVRVVTADDAFDGAVLVINALTVAPTIDFDRIRPGTVMMDMTYKPLATPFLKAARERGLPTVDGLAMLIGQAAPSFEALFRRPPPPLDLRALLMTHLSEAA; encoded by the coding sequence ATGAGCACGCACCGCATAACCGGGGCGGCCATGGTCGCCGGTATCGCCGGAAATCCGGTCGCCCATTCGCTCAGCCCGGTCATCCACAACGCCTGGCTGGCGGCCGGCGGGATCGACGGCGCTTATGTCCCCTTCGCCCCTGCTGATGCGGCCGGTTTCGAGGCCCTGGTCGCGGCGGGGCGCGCCGGCCTGATCATGGGGTTGAACGTCACCGCCCCGTTCAAGGAACAGGCCTTCGCCCTGGCGGATCAGGCGACGGCGGCGGCGCGGTTGACGTCCTCGGCCAATATCCTGCAGTTCGAAAACGGCAGGGTGCTGGCCGACAGTTCCGACGGGATCGGCCTGATGCGCGGCCTAAGGGAACAGGCGCCGGACCTGGACGTGGCGGGGCGGCCGGTGGTGATGCTGGGCGCCGGCGGCGCGGCCCGCGCAGGGTCCGGCGCCCTGGTCGAGGCAGGCGCCGAAGTTCGCATCGTCAACCGTTCGCCCGAACGCGCCCAGGCCCTGGCCGCCGATTTAGGGTCGTCGGTTCGGGTCGTGACGGCCGATGACGCCTTCGACGGCGCGGTCCTGGTAATCAATGCCCTCACTGTTGCGCCGACCATCGACTTCGACCGGATCAGGCCCGGCACGGTGATGATGGACATGACCTACAAGCCGCTGGCCACGCCCTTCCTGAAGGCGGCGCGCGAACGCGGCCTGCCGACAGTGGATGGATTGGCCATGCTGATCGGCCAGGCGGCGCCGTCGTTCGAAGCCCTGTTCCGCCGTCCGCCGCCACCTCTCGATCTTCGGGCCCTGTTGATGACGCATCTGAGCGAGGCGGCATGA
- the hemE gene encoding uroporphyrinogen decarboxylase: MTDQTQTADPTPLVLRALRGETLERPPVWFMRQAGRYLPEYRKLRAEAPDFIAFCLNPEMAAEATLQPMRRFGFDAAIVFADILLIPRALGQDVWFETGEGPRLGEMPIPGRMAELAPAAGEHLSAVGETLSIVRAALEPERALIGFAGAPWTVATYMLDGQARTIGKGERAQARTYAYADPERVDETLEVLVEATARYLKMQADAGAQVLKIFESWAEGLPDDLFERLVLKPHQALVRRTRELGVTVPLIGFPRGSAALAERYAEAVEVDAVALDTACPLEVGKRVQQIKPIQGALDPLLLRAGGDLLDRRVDQLMEAWGQGPWLFNLGHGILPDVPIDHVEQVLRRIGAQ; encoded by the coding sequence ATGACCGATCAGACCCAGACTGCCGATCCGACACCCTTGGTGCTGCGGGCTCTCCGCGGGGAGACGTTGGAGCGTCCGCCGGTGTGGTTCATGCGCCAGGCCGGGCGGTATCTGCCGGAATATCGCAAGCTGAGGGCCGAGGCGCCCGACTTCATCGCCTTCTGTCTGAACCCCGAAATGGCCGCCGAGGCGACGCTTCAGCCCATGCGCCGGTTCGGCTTCGATGCGGCGATCGTCTTCGCCGACATCCTGCTGATCCCGCGCGCCCTCGGCCAAGACGTCTGGTTCGAGACGGGGGAGGGGCCGCGTCTGGGCGAAATGCCGATCCCGGGTCGGATGGCCGAACTGGCTCCGGCGGCGGGCGAGCATCTGTCAGCGGTGGGTGAGACCCTGTCGATCGTGCGCGCGGCCCTGGAGCCGGAACGCGCCCTGATCGGCTTCGCCGGCGCGCCCTGGACCGTGGCGACCTATATGCTGGACGGACAGGCGCGCACGATCGGCAAGGGCGAGCGCGCCCAGGCCCGCACCTACGCCTATGCCGATCCCGAGCGTGTCGACGAGACGCTGGAGGTTCTGGTCGAGGCCACCGCCCGATATCTGAAGATGCAGGCCGACGCCGGCGCCCAGGTTCTGAAGATCTTCGAGAGCTGGGCCGAGGGGCTGCCGGACGATCTGTTCGAAAGATTGGTCCTGAAGCCCCACCAGGCGCTGGTGAGGCGCACGCGGGAGCTGGGGGTCACCGTACCCCTCATCGGCTTCCCACGGGGCTCTGCGGCGCTCGCAGAGCGGTATGCCGAGGCGGTCGAGGTCGACGCCGTCGCCCTGGACACCGCCTGCCCGCTCGAGGTCGGCAAACGAGTGCAGCAGATCAAGCCGATCCAGGGGGCGCTCGACCCGCTGTTGCTGCGCGCCGGCGGCGATCTGCTGGATCGACGCGTCGATCAACTGATGGAGGCCTGGGGGCAGGGGCCCTGGCTGTTCAATCTGGGCCATGGCATCCTGCCGGACGTGCCGATCGACCATGTCGAACAGGTTCTGAGACGGATCGGCGCCCAATGA
- the coaE gene encoding dephospho-CoA kinase (Dephospho-CoA kinase (CoaE) performs the final step in coenzyme A biosynthesis.) translates to MILLGLTGSIGMGKSTTTAMFADLGAVVWNADDAVHRLYAPGGAAVGPVGEAFPGVLVDGAVDRTRLAEALGKDDTAFRRLEAIVHPLVAQGRAADLEAARTAGVKLGVLDIPLLFETGGDKGVDAVVVVTADPAIQAERVLARLGMTRERFDAILARQMPDAEKRARADFIIDTGRGLEAARAEVEAIVGAVLAPSWISHRRGAASLSR, encoded by the coding sequence ATGATCCTGCTCGGTCTCACCGGCTCCATCGGCATGGGCAAGTCGACGACGACGGCCATGTTCGCCGATTTGGGGGCCGTCGTCTGGAACGCTGACGATGCGGTCCACCGTCTCTACGCGCCCGGCGGCGCGGCGGTCGGTCCGGTGGGCGAAGCCTTTCCCGGCGTCCTCGTGGACGGCGCGGTCGATCGCACGCGTCTGGCCGAGGCGCTTGGGAAAGACGACACAGCGTTCCGTCGTCTGGAAGCCATCGTGCACCCCTTGGTCGCCCAGGGTCGCGCGGCGGATCTGGAGGCGGCGCGTACTGCGGGTGTGAAACTGGGGGTTCTGGACATCCCCCTGCTGTTCGAGACGGGTGGGGACAAGGGCGTCGACGCCGTGGTGGTGGTCACCGCCGATCCGGCGATCCAGGCGGAGCGTGTGCTGGCCCGCCTCGGCATGACCCGCGAACGGTTCGACGCCATCCTGGCGCGCCAGATGCCGGACGCGGAAAAGCGGGCGCGCGCCGATTTCATCATCGACACCGGCCGGGGTTTGGAGGCCGCTCGGGCCGAGGTCGAAGCGATCGTGGGCGCCGTTCTGGCCCCGTCGTGGATATCTCACCGGCGCGGCGCGGCGAGCCTTTCGCGCTGA
- the dnaQ gene encoding DNA polymerase III subunit epsilon has product MAREIVLDTETTGFDPKTGDRLIEVGCIEIQDLLPTGRTFHRFVNPERLIPPDAIRVHGITDEKVKDAPKFAEIADDLIEFIGDAQMIAHNAAFDRNFIDFEYARCGRPITGEARWIDTLKLAQSRFPGMPNSLDALCKRYKVSLVERTLHGALIDARLLAEVYLELRGGKERVLDLSSAPVGRGPGGVIETAAYGQRPRPLAPRSTPEEQAAHVAFLAKALKDRSLWEAYGLPTQEDAA; this is encoded by the coding sequence ATGGCGCGCGAGATCGTTCTGGATACGGAAACCACCGGCTTCGACCCCAAGACGGGCGACCGGTTGATCGAGGTCGGCTGTATCGAGATCCAGGACCTGCTGCCGACGGGCCGCACCTTCCATCGGTTCGTCAATCCCGAGCGACTGATCCCGCCCGACGCCATCCGGGTTCACGGCATCACCGACGAGAAGGTCAAGGATGCGCCCAAGTTCGCCGAGATCGCCGACGACCTGATCGAATTCATCGGCGATGCGCAGATGATCGCCCACAACGCCGCCTTTGACCGCAACTTCATCGACTTCGAATATGCGCGGTGCGGCCGGCCGATCACCGGCGAGGCGCGCTGGATCGATACGCTGAAACTGGCCCAGAGCCGGTTTCCGGGCATGCCCAACTCGCTGGACGCCCTGTGCAAACGCTACAAGGTGTCGCTGGTCGAGCGGACGCTGCACGGCGCCCTGATCGACGCTCGTCTGCTGGCCGAGGTCTATCTGGAGCTTCGCGGCGGCAAGGAACGGGTGCTGGACCTGTCGTCGGCGCCGGTCGGTCGCGGTCCCGGCGGCGTCATCGAAACCGCCGCCTATGGCCAGCGCCCTCGCCCCCTGGCGCCGCGCTCCACGCCCGAGGAACAGGCCGCCCACGTCGCCTTCCTCGCCAAGGCGCTGAAGGACCGCTCACTGTGGGAAGCCTACGGCCTGCCCACTCAGGAAGACGCGGCTTAG
- a CDS encoding DUF6489 family protein: protein MKVNVEVDCTPAEARAFLGLPDVTPLNEAMVAEMQKRMEANVAAMQPEELMKTWTSFGLQAQDQFRRLMEAAVK from the coding sequence ATGAAGGTCAATGTGGAAGTCGATTGCACGCCGGCGGAGGCGCGCGCATTCCTCGGTCTGCCGGACGTGACGCCGCTGAACGAGGCCATGGTCGCGGAGATGCAGAAGCGGATGGAGGCCAATGTCGCCGCCATGCAGCCTGAGGAACTGATGAAGACCTGGACCAGCTTCGGCCTGCAGGCCCAGGACCAGTTCCGTCGCCTGATGGAAGCGGCGGTGAAGTGA
- a CDS encoding Maf family protein, with protein sequence MSVSVALSPSGLFERGTLILASKSAARRAMLENAGVAFEVRVADVDEDAIKAISTDLNAAALAVRLAEAKALAVSRDDETAWVLGSDQTLAFDGGLVSKAKSLDAARERLKAMRGKSHQLHSGAALATKGKIVWSGVDTVQMRMRDFSDAFLDAYLAAEGEALLSCVGSYRLEGLGSQLFEAVDGDYFTVLGLPLWPVLKELRRAGVIAA encoded by the coding sequence ATGAGTGTTTCTGTTGCGCTATCGCCCTCCGGGCTGTTTGAGCGCGGAACCCTGATCCTGGCGTCCAAGAGCGCGGCCCGGCGCGCCATGTTGGAAAACGCCGGCGTCGCCTTCGAGGTGCGCGTCGCCGATGTGGACGAGGACGCCATCAAGGCCATCTCGACCGACCTGAACGCCGCCGCCCTCGCCGTTCGTCTCGCGGAAGCCAAGGCCCTGGCCGTCTCGCGCGACGACGAAACCGCCTGGGTGTTGGGCTCGGATCAGACCCTGGCCTTTGACGGCGGCCTGGTCTCCAAGGCCAAGTCTCTGGACGCGGCGCGGGAGCGGCTGAAAGCCATGCGTGGCAAGTCGCACCAGCTGCATTCCGGCGCAGCCCTGGCGACCAAGGGCAAGATCGTCTGGTCCGGCGTCGATACGGTTCAGATGCGGATGCGCGATTTCTCGGACGCCTTCCTCGACGCTTATCTGGCGGCGGAGGGCGAGGCCCTGCTGTCCTGCGTCGGTTCCTACCGGCTTGAGGGGCTGGGCTCGCAACTGTTCGAGGCGGTGGACGGCGACTATTTCACGGTTCTGGGCCTACCGCTCTGGCCGGTGTTGAAAGAGCTGCGTCGGGCGGGAGTGATCGCGGCATGA
- a CDS encoding CopD family protein — MNTYDLARGLHILAVIAWMAGLLFLPRLYAYDAEQNAKPEPLKSEMQTLLRLWQTRLLRIIMNPAMILAWVFGLWLIHIDVSARGAAFLAEPWMIAKLAGVFLLSGWHGFLAAQRKKIAAGTSKYSGKFWRMTNEVPFVLAIIMVLSVTTEWTFR; from the coding sequence ATGAACACCTATGATCTCGCACGCGGGCTGCACATTCTGGCGGTGATCGCCTGGATGGCGGGCCTTCTGTTCCTGCCTCGGCTCTACGCCTATGACGCCGAGCAGAACGCCAAGCCTGAACCGCTGAAAAGCGAAATGCAGACCCTGTTGCGCCTGTGGCAGACGCGGCTGCTGCGCATCATCATGAACCCGGCGATGATCCTGGCCTGGGTCTTCGGGCTGTGGCTGATCCACATCGACGTCTCGGCACGCGGCGCCGCCTTCCTGGCCGAGCCGTGGATGATCGCCAAGCTGGCGGGTGTCTTCCTGCTCAGCGGCTGGCACGGCTTCCTGGCGGCCCAAAGGAAGAAGATCGCGGCCGGCACGTCGAAATATTCAGGCAAGTTCTGGCGCATGACGAACGAAGTGCCCTTCGTTCTGGCGATCATCATGGTGCTGTCAGTGACGACAGAGTGGACCTTCCGATAA